TCACGCCGAGCGCCTCTTCGCCGAAACGACCGCGCGCCACGGCATTCGACCAGGCGCGCTCACGGTGCACGCGGACCGCGGTTCTCCCATGCGCTCCGACGACCTCGCCCAGCTCTTTGCCAATCTCGGCGTTGCTCGAAGCTTCAGCCGACCTCACGTCAGCGACGACAACGCCTTCTCCGAGGCGCACTTCAAGACGCTCAAATACCAGCCCGACTACCCAGGCCAGTTCACGTCGCCGCTTCACGCGCGCGGATGGTGTCAGCAATTCTTCGCCTGGTTCAACGACGATCATCAGCACACAGGACTTGCTCTGTTCGCTCCAGCCGACGTCTTCTACGGACGCGTCGACGACATCGCCGCGCGCCGACAGTCGACTCTCGATCGCGCCTACGCCGAGCACCCCGAGCGCTTTCCAAACGGACCGCCCACCGTACGACGACCGCCGGCCGAGGTGCACATCAACCCTCTTCCCATGGAGCTCGACGGCGAGGCGAGCGCGAACGTGGCGATGAACGAACCCGCTCCAGCCCCGCACCACGTTCCAGCCGACCGCGCTCGCCTCGACATCGAGCCAACGCGCCGCGACTGCGTACCTGTCTTCGATGACCTTGCTCGGCGCGTTCAACGCCAAGCGCCATCCGACCTATCGCTTCCCTCATAGAATTTGCGAACGGGCTGTCTCAAACGCATTGACACGTTCCGGATCCTTCGTGAGCCACCGACGCGGATCGACGGCATACCGGCGTCGATCCAAGAGCGCACGGTGCGCCGACACAC
This is a stretch of genomic DNA from Candidatus Eisenbacteria bacterium. It encodes these proteins:
- a CDS encoding IS3 family transposase — protein: MDLLEQLDDPSIPIVRACDALGVSRATLYRQTQPANPPAVRTAPSPRRLSDEERRRVLDVLHSERFADQPPPEVYATLLSEQVYVASIRTMYRLLAERGETAERRAQRAPVRHEKPRLTATAPNQVWTWDITKLRGPLPGVFYFLYVVIDLFSRMVVGWMLAERENAAHAERLFAETTARHGIRPGALTVHADRGSPMRSDDLAQLFANLGVARSFSRPHVSDDNAFSEAHFKTLKYQPDYPGQFTSPLHARGWCQQFFAWFNDDHQHTGLALFAPADVFYGRVDDIAARRQSTLDRAYAEHPERFPNGPPTVRRPPAEVHINPLPMELDGEASANVAMNEPAPAPHHVPADRARLDIEPTRRDCVPVFDDLARRVQRQAPSDLSLPS